Genomic segment of Zootoca vivipara chromosome 4, rZooViv1.1, whole genome shotgun sequence:
acctttaaagccctaaatggcctaaatgtccagtatacctgaaggagcgtctccacccccatcgttctgcctggacactgaggccaCTGAGGTAAATGTGTctactgcccttcctccaaagatcaTAGGGCGGTTTGTAGCAGGAGATTCCCTCTTCTGCCAAATAGCAGGGGGATGGGGGTGATTTTCATCAGGACTGTGGAGCAGGGAAAGGGTCAAAAAAATCTCTATGCATTGTGGTCCCAATCTCCTGAGCAGTGGCCACCTCACTGGGGAAGCCAGACACGTTAAATGCAGcttggccttccttccttccttccttccttccttccttccttccttccttccttccttccttccttccttccttcttttatttttctccaaggagctcaaggtacttTACATgaatctccccctcctcatttaatgccCAAAGTGACCCTGGGTTAGggtgagaggtagtgactggcccaagaactccaactcccaccagtgaGGGTCCTGCTCTGACACTCTAGCCTAGAGTTTCCCAACTTTGGGTCGCcaacagtttttggactacaactcccatcatccctagctagtgagaccagtggtcagggatgatggggattgtagtctgaaaacagctggagaccccaaggttgggaaacactagccCACAGTGGCTGGGTCACATTCTGCAACCCTGATATGCAGAGCCTGCACTCATCCTCTGAGCAGCACCCCCTAGCTAAAGCAGCACATTTTATTTCCATGCCTGCAGTCTTTATTTCAACCCTGTTTTCCTCAGTTTCCCCCCTAATGAAACCATTACCTCCTTTTCAGGCCACAACTTGTTCATCGTCGCTGCCCATGAGATCGGACATGCACTGGGTCTGTCTCACTCCACCGACCAGGGGGCACTGATGAACCCCACCTACACATACTCGGACCCCCGCACATTTCAACTCAACCAGGACGACATCGATGGCATCCAAAGCCTCTATGGTAAGGCTAAGAGAAATCACCATAAAGTTGAAACACGTGTGTTCTTAAAAGAAGGAATTGGTTTTGCCTGCCTGTACCTTAAGATGGCAGTGCGGAACATTTGCCACTCCAAGGACGGCATTTCCTTCTTggcaaccttgggggggggaacagcatgGCACTGGTGGCCAGAGGTGAAAGAatgtaaattttaataataataataataataataataataataataataataatttatttataccccgccctccccagtcagaaccgggctcagggcggctcacaccaataaaattacaataaaacattggggccaatactgaaaaggccctggccctagtagaggccaatctagccaccttatggctcgggatctccagaatattgttgtttgtggacctttaaggtcctctgcgggagAGGCAGTATGGCAAAGTAGAATTGATTCTCTCTATATCTTCTCATCTAGGCAAGCACGAGTCCCTGTTGctcaaggaggatgtgaagcaATGTCAGAGGAGGGTCTGGTCTAGGGAGAGAGGAGGTGGTTTGGGAGGGGTGTAGCTTGTGGGGGAGGGAGTCAGAAGAGTGGGCTGGAAGACTGTGTTTGGTCTTCggggctgaggttccccatccctgtcttctGGTCTTCTGGAAAGGCACTGCTGCTCTCCTTTGTGAAAGTGTGACATAATTCTCTCTGCAAAAGAgggaagaataatagaatcataaaactgtagagtcggaagggacctaagggtcatctagtccaacccctcgcgatgcaggaatctcagggaaagcatccgtctgtcttgatgTTGTGCTTCTACAAAGGAGAAGGCCTTTTCCACTCTTGTTTTGGATTGACTTCTGGCATGGGGGCACATTTGCTGCCAACACTTCAAGTTTCTCGGTGCTGCATGAAGATTTTTGTAGGCACATAGGCTTTTGAGATTTTGGAATTGtgctctgttttttaaaatagtttttttgtGAGGGGTTAAAAAAACCTTgaattttgccttttcttttttcttttgtcagCGGTGGTTTAAAATTGGATCTATATGTTGCACGAGTTAATTTCATTCACCCTTCCGTAGATCTCCCCTGGGATgttttgatgaagggtggctgcaaacatattttaaataaaaaaataaagctggTTGATAGGTGGGTGGACCACAATCTAGTGGAGTATAAATGCACCTTTCAAGGGAAATGGAGTGCAATTCAGAGGTGCTTCGCCATAGGTCCTCTTCATTTCAGTAGGGTTtgcatagatcagtgtttcccaaccttgtgcctccagatgttttgagactacaattcccatcatccctagctagcaagaccagtggtcaggaatgatgggaattgtagtccgaaaacagctggaggcacaaggttgggaaacactggcatagatCTCTGACAGATTGGGCCCACATCTGAAATATGCCTTGTTGCATCAAAATGAGACTTTGCtttgctaaaagaaagaaagaaaatgatttaCATTGTAgcaaaaggctttttttttagtttaaccTTCACTGAACACGGCTGCTCTGAACAtcaccttgcttgcttgcttgcttgcttgcttaattgCTTAATTACTTACTTACTGTATTTCCATTTGCTTAAGACTGCTTAAATTATCCACTTGACGTGAGGcttcctttatttttctttccatttaggAAAACCTGATATCCCAGTACGCGGACCCAAAACACCAGAGGCTTGTGCCCCCAGGACCACTTTTGATGCTGTCACCACCTTACGTGGAGAAATGTTGTTCTTTAAGGGCAGGCAAGTTGCTTTCTTAAAAACACCAATTTGAACAAAATTCCCACCTCCAAACAGGACTTGCATCTCTAATGCCTTTGGTCCAGAACCCCACCTGTACCAAAACATGCACTCAGACTCTCGGCCCTGCATTTCAAGGCGAGGTAACAACAAAATGAGCCATAAGAAGCCATAAACAAATGGCATTAGAAACAGCAACACCACATACCTATCGGTTCAATTCTATGTGTCATGATCATAGGTGCTAACTCCCAGATcaaaaaatccgggatcggcacagcgcaacaccggaagtcacgctgcggccattttggaactgggcagagtggcactggaagttgcttctacgcatgctctgcccatttccaaaatggctgcagtgctagaagtcacgctgtggccattttggaagtgggcagagcggcaccggaagtcacttctacgcatgctctgcccatttccaaaatggctgcagagccagaaattgcttctgcgcatgtccagagactccagacatgcacagaaggagcctccccgggccggtaagaatctgggggatttactgGGGGGggtaatccgggctgccagcgggaaacggctgaaaaaatgggggtttcccggggaatacgggagacttggcagctatggtcatgatGGATCGATTCAGTGTTATGTGACTCTCTCTTACACAGACAGACAGGCGACAGATCACTCTATGGCGGCTTCATCCCACAACTCACAAAATCCAGCTAATGGTCTGGATTCATTTTGTCAcaaaaacagaatcatagaattttccAATCATAGAATGCAGAGAAGTCAGAGCCCTGGTCCATGTAGTTCAGTAGTGTCTCCATTGACTAGCTCTCTGGGGTTTGAGACTGGAGTCTTTATCATCCCCTATTTGGGGATGCCACTTATGGGTTTCCATCTACGCTTTCAAATTAGGTATTTCTGGCGCAAGCACTTCCAGTCAGGTGTTCAGCTCGAATTCATCGGTACCTTCTGGCCTGATCTGCCATCTGGAATACAAGCCGCCTatgaaaattatgaaactgataacTTCGTTGTTTTTAAAGGTGAGTGGTGAACTTTGATTTCCTTGCAAAATTGCTGGGACTAATTTATGCTGGAGAATAAGTACTGAAATGCATTTGGTCAGTgttcctcagccagcatggcctccGTTAGGAAAGTCCTACTCACATGTAGGAACCCGATAGAGACACATGcctggctggcatgttctctccctcctggtggGTCATTTGGGAgcgtcaaaagctttctccatcctgaacatcacagcaactgatacCAAGTGGCATTAGCACGCTTAGGGATCCTGCAGAGTAtttgcagtttgcgtaacagactcagtagcacagcattttggctaaactactttagttacatataatacactcggagcattctgacttagctccttcctctttctcatcagaccaaagagagagaatgaaggacaatagtcccacatcacggaacacagtaacataaacatcctgtcttcatcaCTTCCGACTATGTGGAAttaaaacatacaccgtcatgtgatagacaataatcccatgactgcaagcaCGGAACAAGAATCCTAACATCCTCTTCAGGGTGCTATGTGAAAGCCTAGGGTTTGTAGGCAGTATTTATTTAATCGGCTGCCTTATCCTGCATACTGTATACTTACCCTGAAGTAAGTTCTGTTGGGTTCTGTGGAACTGAACCCCCAAGTAAGCAGGCATAGAATGGCAGCCAGACATTTGCTCATATAATTTGGACTTCACCTTCTAAGTTCTGCCACGTTGCTATTCTTCAGACTTAGCCAAGACTTAGCAAAGGCTTCACACACTCTCAGCGACATCACAGAATGGAAGCTAGGAAGGCCATAGTTTTTGTAATACTAGCTTCTTCCACCTatcaaaggtaaggtaaagggacccctgaccattaggtctagtcgtgaccaactctggagttgcgcactcatctcgcattattggccgagggagccggcgtacagcttccaggtcatgtggccagcatgacaaagccgcttctggcgaaccagagcagcacatggaaatgccgtttaccttcccgctgtagcggttcctatttatctacttgcattttgacgggctttcgaactgctaggttggcaggagctgggaccaagcaacgggagctcaccccgtcacagggattcgaaccgccaaccttctgatcagcaagccctaggctcagtggtttaacccacagcgccacctgggtcccttgcctaTCAAAGGTAGCATTCCCAAAAACCTTTTTGAACAGTACAATACTTTTGGGGGGTGAACTATTCCATGTTCCAGTCAGGAGTTACATATTTCACTTGAGTGTTTATTTGTACCTGCAATTCAGGGAGGTTAAATAGCTGCTGTTTGTCTTCATCCACCACTGAGGAGAAAGGCAATATCTACCCCTGTGTTCCTTTGAACCTAGTAAAGAGAAAAGCCCTCTTCAAGCCCAGTGTAAGGCAGGGGGTTGGGATGTTTTGCTGTTAGGAAAACATTATTTAAGAACAGATAAACGTTCCTGGAAGCTTTAAAAAGGTTCCCAGAATTTTCTTTAGCGTGTAGGAGTGGCACTCCAGGCTTGATTGGTGTCAGCTGGAGGTGCAAATAAAGGGAGGAAGTTGCAGGCTGCAATTTCCGCacaagaaaagcacacacacacacacacgctgacAACAAGTTTGGAAATATGACAATGTGTGCTGCTGATACTGTGAGTTTTGCTGTGTCAGGATTGTTGATTACTGGATTGAGATTATACCGTGCtggagagataaagaaggaatgtAAATAGCTTGTATATAATAGTAACAGAAACGCTTGTGCAACCAGTCGAGCAATAAAGAAGCACTTGACTGTGAATTTCAGTATGACTCCtgttcttgtcctctgcctccGGGGAAAACTCTGCCACAAACAAGAAGAAGTGGTTTTACTGAGGTGCCACCACACAAGCAGAAAAGCACAGCAAAAGAGTGGGGGCGGGTAACCTCTAATATTTGCCACATCTGCTTAGTAAGACAGAAGGGTCTCTGCTATCTCTCACACAGGGAGAAAGCAATAATTTAGCATTTGagctgggacgtgggtggcactgtgggttaaaccactgagcctagggcttgccgttcagaaggtcagcggttcaaatccccgcgacggggtgagctcccattgctcagtcccagctcctgccaacctagcagttcaaaagcacatcaaagtacaagtagataaataggtaccactacagcgggaaggtaaacggcgtttctgtgtgctgctctggttcgccagaagcagccttgtcatgctggccacataacctggaagctgtacgccggctccctcaaccaataatgcgagatgagcgctgcaaccccagagtcggtcacgactggacctaatggtcaggggtccctttacctttaccttcagatCACCTTTTAATACCATGCCACTTTACATGTCACAATCACATGAGCATAGCCAGATGTAAccattaattcattaattcattcattcttaaaatatttatataccctgACTCTCTATCAAACCTTCCTGAGGCATCCAACATAAAACGGTTtccctattaaaaaaaattatttaaacaaaactgTTTCCCTTGAATTACATGGAATGTTAACCCCTCTTTTCCCACCCCCAGGAAACAAATATTGGGCTCTAAATGGATATACCATTGAATCTGGCTACCCTAAGAGCATCTACCAGCTGGGCTTCCCAACAACTGTGAAGAGAATTGATGCCGCGTTTGGCGATTCAGAATCTGGGAAGACATATTTCTTTGTAAATGACAAGTATTGGAGGTATGGCTTGACTATTCTGAAGTTCCAAATAAGGGATGGAACAGTCTGTTTTCAGTCTGGTTGATTTTGCCAGCATTTATTCATATGTCTGTCCTGTCCCATTTCCACATCTatctatgatttttttatttttaaaaaatgcatactgtAGATACAAAAAGTacatccccccaaagaatcccaggaactatagtttgctaagTGTACTGGAAATCATAGCCTATTTTCATAGTCACAATGTTTTCCAATACATTATTTTCATACGTCGTCCCATATTTTAATGGTTCTTTCCATCAATCCAGTTGATGGCCTTGTTTATAGAAATGAGACGTTTCCTTAGCTTCGTATTTCTGTGAATTGTGAATAAAACCTATGCTAAAGGTTGTTTTAGCTTCAAGTAACCATGTTTGTCTTTGATCAGGTATGATGAAATTAGACAATCCATGGAAACAGGTTACCCAAGGCAGATAGCCCAAGATTTCAAAGGAGTTGGCAAAAAGATTGATGCTGCTATACAGCAAAATGGTAAGTAAAGGGATAAATTGGTGCCTTTTTTAATTTAAGAAATAAGATTCACCTGGAACTCAGCATGGCTTAAAAGAATATTCTAGGATTTCATATATTATGttattaaaatgtattaattgttgttgttttaatggacTTGTTTTgatgtatattttaaagtttgttgagctttttttttttttttggaaaatcacTGCCGGACACTTTTAATGATTTCCACTTTGGCAACCCTATACTTACTCAACTGCCAATTTGGGCATTAAGCACTACATTAATTTAATAACAGCAGGAACCATTGTAGACATACCCTGAGACTGGACTTACTCCAATTTTACAATTTTGCCAGAACTTGGATACAGTCATGAAATCataactttctttttttgcctttccTTTGCAAGCCCAGTTCACTTCTTCTGAAAGAGATTCATTATCCCGCTTTTTCATTTATCCCtatctcttttctcctttttttttttttagggtacATCTATTTTTTCCGGGGAACACGGATGACTCAGTTTGATCCTCGGAGGAAAAGCGTTGTTCCACCCATTCGAAAGAGCAACAGCTGGCTGAACTGTTAAAACATTTAATGAGTGCTTCCTAATTATTAGTTAGCACTCCTGTTGTGCCTAACCTTAATTTATAAACCGCAATTCCTCCTTTATCTAGTGTCAACTGATGAATCAACAATGGCACGTGGAATTATCTTCTCACCCAAACGTACAGAAATTTTGGCTGAGTACAATGTGCCCCAAATGTGCTTATGCAATCCACTATGTTGTAACAGGTTTGACTGTGCTTCTTCTATAAAAGTCTTGTTATGAGGAACATcactgtgtgtgtttcctttgtgATTTCCTGAACCGAACACCACATATACAGCTCTGTTAGATTCACAACCAACCTACCAACCAACCAGTGCTAACTCTCTGAAGTCAGAGAGGAAGAAGTTCACCATTTTGCAACTCTTTGACCTGATTCACACATTTATGTGTCTCACTGGTTTGGTCATCACTTGATCATCACTGGATAACTCAAAATGGAATTGCCATCTgtagtgttctctctctctgatggCTCATTCACTCGTGAAGGTTTTTGCTTCCTGCAGCCATAGGGATGGGGGAtggattcaattcagttcacatttaaagaggaACCTACCTAACACTTTGTGAAACTCACAgctctctggattttgcaacacagttctccaaccaagcaatgtgtacaaaaatgcatacactgtgCAAAAAAAGAATTTGCTACAGGTGGAAATGTGCATGTTTATCCAAACCGCATACAAAAACgtgcttattaggagaaatttgtgtgACTGCGGGATACATCAGGCTTCTCCACAACTGAGCAAAATGTGGATTTATACCTGCCTGTCT
This window contains:
- the LOC118084936 gene encoding interstitial collagenase, whose protein sequence is MAVRMKNLLVLPFLLLIIISSTFAAFLDQGNEDENIRLVKSYLSKFYSPEGEAVATINMDDDVAVTEKLKKMQKFHGLRVTGKVDAETIAMMKRDRCGVPDVEQFTLNPGEPKWDRKNITYRIVGYTPDMHEFYVEKAIEAAFKVWSKAAPLEFNRVTDKVADIELSFQRGDHYDNSPFDGPGGTLAHAFQPGSGIGGDVHFDEDETWTAGGLQGHNLFIVAAHEIGHALGLSHSTDQGALMNPTYTYSDPRTFQLNQDDIDGIQSLYGKPDIPVRGPKTPEACAPRTTFDAVTTLRGEMLFFKGRYFWRKHFQSGVQLEFIGTFWPDLPSGIQAAYENYETDNFVVFKGNKYWALNGYTIESGYPKSIYQLGFPTTVKRIDAAFGDSESGKTYFFVNDKYWRYDEIRQSMETGYPRQIAQDFKGVGKKIDAAIQQNGYIYFFRGTRMTQFDPRRKSVVPPIRKSNSWLNC